In a single window of the Gadus macrocephalus chromosome 6, ASM3116895v1 genome:
- the LOC132460209 gene encoding uncharacterized protein LOC132460209 isoform X8, with protein sequence MGLSAARRSEVDDWFQMLESDRPRPSPAPSAVICPSAGLRSGRTPVRAWSGQYGATWWQPGQRQEDLWFPLLRRRPSLPFIPSVEAVKQPVSSARLGYANRSSVERLLQPAFNQRDDWYQYFNPSFTIKQQETRPSSSLASSITSSLAQARSEDVKGGVVRDSEFIERWQEALGLVDELREMEDLEHRLRGVRDLEDRLQEVDELAERIQEVIEEELGREEVEKMAQEEEVQPERSHVEMELAETLEVGEVDELEDEIKRVFFGEREVEERFKSGSLDDDVHVVVSQRKVRKTVTVVQESWQEQAETESASVSVEQETQGLKIERDIRTTSVFEEKGFKVLLQEDGFNIPLQEEGFNRHLEEEGFNRHLEEEGFNRHLEEEGFNIPPQEEGFNIPLKEEGFNRHLEEEGFNRHLEEEGFNIPPQEEGVNITPQEEGFNRHLEEEGFNIPLKEEGFNRHLEEEGFNMPPQEEGFNIPPQKEGFNIPPQESQVEDNDVWFRLFDRLPYKAVSKPQAASTVPAEEYFTSKSITTKVLEMKTRGPQVLVDELSPAGPQVLVDELSPAGTQVLVDELSPAGTQVLVDEMSTRAPQVLVDEMSTRGAEVSGGWEDVWFILLDVIPRGTPFVPPGVVSHLGNVFALVTSVASNQEPAKQSYSSEMIKSPAVEDEREVMVVEERLAPEETRGSPVILEVLERVADDWFVLFQVTPRKTTYVSPVATAVESDQKAVELSYPTETAGPTVEDQRQVVVNETILQQQETAGSQTIPAPLSVAERVEDDWFVLFNRVPRKTTYVTPGVVSHLGNVFALVTSVASDQEPAKQSYSSEMIQSPAVEDEREVMVEEERLAPEETRGSPDILEVLERVADDWFVLFQVTPRKTTYVSPVAADEVSVREIPTTTAMTLIEKTTTDEREEITGAIVQKIEMENMFKYGTETQPALLLKDGEDDWFVLLDVGSRAPSAVPPGSPVFLPVALKDLSRRVTTVAAVETIESVDRVRWTSSPVVTVEEVLQKQEERPPRQSIPEQAVPTREPDDWFVLLDVVPREVTYIAPAAPSTLYPEVSVTLQIVTEKAELTPQLEDIPRKRGTQLEDIPRKWGTQLEDILQLSAQPPPERDDSWFVLFDAVLIQPVTSPLVSSQSSGVEGRTTGTWQKVIIVEERRREETSLSDVQVTRYPSERKGGDEWFSLFDASRVSPVTRVAEVQGPMAGTALRGPSQEERAVVMEKKTVVMEERVVVMEERRPQEPTVSESEYGVVWHMLFQRVGEASRKMPTVERVRVSPKERASEGVPAVEQIPSRGSAVRQIWQQEAVPQPGNEVEDDWFVLLDVAPRKPVATAPQVRFYPDVRPATKATLGPAVPALRPLAPAVPAVRPLTPAVPALRPRFSILAERLPAAQLREAVDDWFVLLDAVRTESVAAVGSHRGVRPVSAPVFSQAALAEAGLPLFPLDLPQTSTPLRSARQEERRLEVTMEAAEPAKGEAGAEDKSEEATSEPVRLRKRRAKRIEGDSIYIRHSLLMLEELEKPQEELLRHHASVSELKRNFMQAVPDSRPSEWDKRLSTHSPFRTAGANGGPGTDGITSDGSDGDKDSSTTFSSESGVTTTTTHISKVVKSGSTETRVEKRIVISAESEVEEGNDGTSM encoded by the exons ATGGGTCTCTCAGCCGCCCGCAGATCTGAGGTAGATGATTGGTTCCAGATGCTGGAGTCCGACCGGCCACGCCCCTCTCCGGCACCATCAG CTGTGATCTGTCCCTCAGCCGGCCTGCGGTCTGGCCGTACTCCGGTCCGGGCCTGGTCCGGTCAGTATGGCGCCACCTGGTGGCAGCCAGGCCAGAGGCAGGAAGACCTGTGGTTTCCGTTGCTTCGACGCCGTCCTTCTCTTCCCTTTATCCCGTCTGTTGAGGCCGTGAAGCAGCCAG TGTCCTCGGCCAGACTCGGCTATGCCAACAGGAGTTCTGTGGAAAGACTATTACAACCAGCGTTTAACCAGCGAGACGACTGGTACCAATACTTCAACCCGAGTTTCACCATCAAGCAACAGGAAACGCGTCCAT CCTCCTCCCtggcctcctccatcacctcctccctaGCCCAGGCACGGTCTGAGGACGTGAAGGGGGGTGTTGTGAGAGACAGTGAGTTCATTGAGAGATGGCAGGAGGCCTTAGGCTTAGTGGACGAGCTGAGGGAAATGGAGGATTTGGAACACAGgttgaggggggtgagggatcTCGAAGACAGGCTTCAGGAAGTGGACGAGCTAGCGGAGAGGATCCAGGAAGTGATCGAGGAGGAGTtagggagggaggaagtggaAAAGATggcacaggaagaggaagttcaACCAGAGAGATCACACGTAGAGATGGAGTTGGCGGAGACGCTGGAGGTAGGTGAGGTTGACGAATTGGAAGATGAAATAAAACGGGTGTTTTTCGGGGAGAGGGAGGTTGAGGAGAGGTTTAAATCTGGGTCGTTAGACGACGACGTTCACGTCGTGGTGAGCCAGAGGAAGGTTAGGAAGACGGTCACTGTCGTCCAGGAAAGTTGGCAAGAACAAGCAGAGACAGAGTCAGCGTCGGTATCAGTGGAGCAGGAGACGCAAGGATTGAAAATTGAAAGAGACATCAGAACAACATCTGTGTTTGAGGAAAAGGGGTTCAAAGTACTTCTTCAGGAAGACGGGTTCAATATACCCCTTCAGGAAGAGGGGTTCAATAGACACCTTGAGGAAGAGGGGTTCAATAGACACCTTGAGGAAGAGGGGTTCAATAGACACCTTGAGGAAGAGGGGTTCAATATCCCCCCCCAGGAAGAGGGGTTCAATATACCCCTTAAGGAAGAGGGGTTCAATAGACACCTTGAGGAAGAGGGGTTCAATAGACACCTTGAGGAAGAGGGGTTCAATATACCCCCACAGGAAGAGGGGGTCAATATAACCCCACAGGAGGAGGGGTTCAATAGACACCTTGAGGAAGAGGGGTTCAATATACCCCTTAAGGAAGAGGGGTTCAATAGACACCTTGAGGAAGAGGGGTTCAATATGCCCCCCCAAGAAGAGGGGTTCAATATACCCCCACAGAAAGAGGGGTTCAATATCCCCCCCCAGGAATCACAGGTGGAGGATAATGATGTCTGGTTCCGGCTGTTTGACCGCTTACCTTACAAGGCTGTTtccaaaccacaag CAGCCTCTACAGTACCAGCAGAAGAATACTTTACCTCCAAGAGTATAACAACAAAGGTTTTGGAGATGAAAACCAGAGGACCACAGGTCCTGGTTGATGAGTTGAGCCCTGCAGGACCACAGGTCCTGGTTGATGAGTTGAGCCCTGCAGGAACACAGGTCCTGGTTGATGAGTTGAGCCCTGCAGGAACACAGGTCCTGGTTGATGAGATGAGCACCAGAGCACCACAGGTCCTGGTTGATGAGATGAGCACCAGAGGAGCAGAGGTCTCTGGGGGCTGGGAGGATGTTTGGTTTATCTTGCTGGACGTCATTCCCAGAGGAACCCCGTTTGTCCCACCAG GAGTTGTGTCTCATCTCGGGAATGTGTTTGCATTAGTGACCTCTGTGGCCAGCAACCAGGAGCCGGCAAAACAGAGTTATTCCTCAGAGATGATTAAAAGCCCAGCAGTTGAGGACGAGAGGGAGGTGATGGTAGTGGAGGAACGTCTTGCACCGGAAGAGACGAGGGGCTCACCCGTTATACTAGAGGTTCTGGAGAGGGTTGCAGACGACTGGTTTGTGCTGTTCCAGGTCACCCCAAGAAAAACGACCTATGTGTCACCAG TAGCTACCGCTGTGGAGAGCGACCAGAAGGCTGTGGAACTGAGTTATCCAACAGAGACTGCAGGTCCAACCGTTGAGGACCAAAGGCAGGTGGTGGTAAATGAGACCATTCTCCAACAGCAGGAGACGGCAGGCTCACAAACCATCCCAGCGCCACTGTCTGTGGCGGAGAGGGTTGAGGATGACTGGTTTGTGCTGTTCAACCGTGTCCCAAGAAAAACCACCTACGTAACCCCAG GAGTTGTGTCTCATCTCGGGAATGTGTTTGCATTAGTGACCTCTGTGGCCAGCGACCAGGAGCCGGCAAAACAGAGTTATTCCTCAGAGATGATTCAAAGCCCAGCAGTTGAGGACGAGAGGGAGGTGATGGTAGAGGAGGAACGTCTTGCACCGGAAGAGACGAGGGGCTCACCCGATATACTAGAGGTTCTGGAGAGGGTTGCAGACGACTGGTTTGTGCTGTTCCAGGTCACCCCAAGAAAAACGACCTATGTGTCACCAG TTGCAGCTGATGAAGTGAGTGTACGTGAGATTCCAACAACGACAGCCATGACACTGATTGAGAAGACAACAACtgatgagagggaggagataacTGGAGCCATTGTGCAAAAAATAGAGATGGAAAACATGTTCAAGTATGGAACTGAAACACAGCCAgccctgctccttaaagacggAGAAGATGACTGGTTTGTCTTACTGGATGTTGGCTCTAGAGCGCCATCTGCTGTGCCACCAG GATCTCCCGTGTTTCTCCCAGTGGCCCTGAAGGACCTATCTAGAAGAGTCACTACTGTGGCTGCAGTGGAAACCATTGAGTCTGTGGACCGAGTCCGTTGGACTTCTTCACCTGTGGTCACAGTtgaagaagtcctccagaaaCAGGAGGAGAGGCCTCCCAGACAGTCCATTCCAGAGCAGGCAGTCCCAACGAGGGAGCCAGACGATTGGTTTGTGCTGTTGGATGTTGTTCCCAGAGAGGTGACCTATATAGCTCCAG CAGCGCCCAGTACCCTTTACCCAGAGGTCTCTGTAACTCTCCAAATCGTCACAGAAAAAGCTGAGCTTACGCCCCAGCTGGAAGACATTCCCAGGAAGAGGGGTACCCAGCTGGAAGACATTCCCAGGAAGTGGGGTACCCAGCTGGAAGACATTCTCCAGCTGTCGGCTCAGCCTCCACCTGAGAGAGACGACAGCTGGTTTGTGTTGTTCGACGCTGTCCTCATCCAACCAG TGACAAGTCCTCTGGTGTCTAGCCAGAGCTCTGGGGTAGAGGGTAggaccactgggacgtggcagaAGGTGATAATTGTGGAGGAGAGAAGGCGAGAGGAGACAAGTCTGTCTGATGTCCAAGTGACACGCTACCCctcagagaggaagggaggagatgagTGGTTCAGCCTATTCGATGCTTCCCGAG TTTCCCCGGTAACAAGAGTGGCCGAAGTTCAGGGGCCCATGGCAGGGACAGCTCTGAGGGGCCCTAGTCAGGAGGAGAGGGCCGTAGTGATGGAGAAGAAGACcgtagtgatggaggagagggtggtggtgatggaggagagacgtCCCCAGGAGCCCACTGTGTCAGAGAGCGAGTATGGAGTTGTCTGGCATATGCTGTTCCAAAGGGTTGGGGAAGCAAGTAGAAAGATGCCGACAG TGGAGCGTGTCAGGGTGTCCCCCAAGGAGAGAGCCTCTGAAGGGGTTCCTGCGGTAGAGCAGATTCCCTCCAGAGGTTCTGCAGTGAGGCAGATATGGCAGCAGGAAGCTGTTCCTCAGCCGGGGAATGAGGTAGAAGACGATTGGTTCGTTCTTCTGGACGTGGCGCCTAGGAAACCAG TGGCCACGGCCCCGCAAGTCCGGTTCTATCCAGACGTACGGCCTGCTACCAAGgcaacgctgggaccggccgtCCCAGCACTCCGAC CTCTGGCACCGGCAGTCCCAGCGGTCCGACCTCTGACACCGGCGGTCCCAGCGCTCCGACCTCGCTTCTCGATCCTGGCGGAGAGGCTCCCAGCAGCGCAGCTCAGAGAGGCTGTGGACGATTGGTTTGTTCTGCTGGACGCTGTCCGCACAGAGTCAG tgGCGGCGGTGGGCTCCCACCGGGGGGTGCGTCCCGTCAGCGCCCCGGTCTTCTCCCAGGCCGCCCTGGCGGAGGCGGGGCTGCCGCTGTTCCCCCTGGACCtgccccagacctccaccccgcTGCGGAGCGCCCGCCAGGAGGAGCGCCGGCTGGAGGTCACCATGGAGGCGGCGGAGCCCGCCAAGGGCGAGGCCGGCGCCGAGGACAAG TCTGAGGAGGCCACCTCGGAGCCGGTGCGACTGCGCAAG AGAAGAGCTAAGAGAATTGAGGGAGACTCGATTTATATCAGACATAGCCTCTTAATGTTGGAG gagctggagaagccCCAGGAGGAGCTCCTCCGTCACCACGCCAGTGTCAGTGAGCTGAAGAGGAACTTCATGCAGGCGGTGCCCGACTCGCGGCCCAGCGAGTGGGACAAGCGCCTCTCCACACACTCCCCCTTCCGCACCGCGGGGGCCAACGGGGGCCCCGGCACCGACGGG
- the LOC132460209 gene encoding uncharacterized protein LOC132460209 isoform X4, protein MGLSAARRSEVDDWFQMLESDRPRPSPAPSAVICPSAGLRSGRTPVRAWSGQYGATWWQPGQRQEDLWFPLLRRRPSLPFIPSVEAVKQPVSSARLGYANRSSVERLLQPAFNQRDDWYQYFNPSFTIKQQETRPSSSLASSITSSLAQARSEDVKGGVVRDSEFIERWQEALGLVDELREMEDLEHRLRGVRDLEDRLQEVDELAERIQEVIEEELGREEVEKMAQEEEVQPERSHVEMELAETLEVGEVDELEDEIKRVFFGEREVEERFKSGSLDDDVHVVVSQRKVRKTVTVVQESWQEQAETESASVSVEQETQGLKIERDIRTTSVFEEKGFKVLLQEDGFNIPLQEEGFNRHLEEEGFNRHLEEEGFNRHLEEEGFNIPPQEEGFNIPLKEEGFNRHLEEEGFNRHLEEEGFNIPPQEEGVNITPQEEGFNRHLEEEGFNIPLKEEGFNRHLEEEGFNMPPQEEGFNIPPQKEGFNIPPQESQVEDNDVWFRLFDRLPYKAVSKPQAASTVPAEEYFTSKSITTKVLEMKTRGPQVLVDELSPAGPQVLVDELSPAGTQVLVDELSPAGTQVLVDEMSTRAPQVLVDEMSTRGAEVSGGWEDVWFILLDVIPRGTPFVPPGVVSHLGNVFALVTSVASNQEPAKQSYSSEMIKSPAVEDEREVMVVEERLAPEETRGSPVILEVLERVADDWFVLFQVTPRKTTYVSPVATAVESDQKAVELSYPTETAGPTVEDQRQVVVNETILQQQETAGSQTIPAPLSVAERVEDDWFVLFNRVPRKTTYVTPGVVSHLGNVFALVTSVASDQEPAKQSYSSEMIQSPAVEDEREVMVEEERLAPEETRGSPDILEVLERVADDWFVLFQVTPRKTTYVSPADEVSVREIPTTTAMTLIEKTTTDEREEITGAIVQKIEMENMFKYGTETQPALLLKDGEDDWFVLLDVGSRAPSAVPPGSPVFLPVALKDLSRRVTTVAAVETIESVDRVRWTSSPVVTVEEVLQKQEERPPRQSIPEQAVPTREPDDWFVLLDVVPREVTYIAPAAPSTLYPEVSVTLQIVTEKAELTPQLEDIPRKRGTQLEDIPRKWGTQLEDILQLSAQPPPERDDSWFVLFDAVLIQPVTSPLVSSQSSGVEGRTTGTWQKVIIVEERRREETSLSDVQVTRYPSERKGGDEWFSLFDASRVSPVTRVAEVQGPMAGTALRGPSQEERAVVMEKKTVVMEERVVVMEERRPQEPTVSESEYGVVWHMLFQRVGEASRKMPTVERVRVSPKERASEGVPAVEQIPSRGSAVRQIWQQEAVPQPGNEVEDDWFVLLDVAPRKPVATAPQVRFYPDVRPATKATLGPAVPALRPLTPAVTALRPLAPAVPAVRPLTPAVPALRPRFSILAERLPAAQLREAVDDWFVLLDAVRTESVAAVGSHRGVRPVSAPVFSQAALAEAGLPLFPLDLPQTSTPLRSARQEERRLEVTMEAAEPAKGEAGAEDKSEEATSEPVRLRKRRAKRIEGDSIYIRHSLLMLEELEKPQEELLRHHASVSELKRNFMQAVPDSRPSEWDKRLSTHSPFRTAGANGGPGTDGITSDGSDGDKDSSTTFSSESGVTTTTTHISKVVKSGSTETRVEKRIVISAESEVEEGNDGTSM, encoded by the exons ATGGGTCTCTCAGCCGCCCGCAGATCTGAGGTAGATGATTGGTTCCAGATGCTGGAGTCCGACCGGCCACGCCCCTCTCCGGCACCATCAG CTGTGATCTGTCCCTCAGCCGGCCTGCGGTCTGGCCGTACTCCGGTCCGGGCCTGGTCCGGTCAGTATGGCGCCACCTGGTGGCAGCCAGGCCAGAGGCAGGAAGACCTGTGGTTTCCGTTGCTTCGACGCCGTCCTTCTCTTCCCTTTATCCCGTCTGTTGAGGCCGTGAAGCAGCCAG TGTCCTCGGCCAGACTCGGCTATGCCAACAGGAGTTCTGTGGAAAGACTATTACAACCAGCGTTTAACCAGCGAGACGACTGGTACCAATACTTCAACCCGAGTTTCACCATCAAGCAACAGGAAACGCGTCCAT CCTCCTCCCtggcctcctccatcacctcctccctaGCCCAGGCACGGTCTGAGGACGTGAAGGGGGGTGTTGTGAGAGACAGTGAGTTCATTGAGAGATGGCAGGAGGCCTTAGGCTTAGTGGACGAGCTGAGGGAAATGGAGGATTTGGAACACAGgttgaggggggtgagggatcTCGAAGACAGGCTTCAGGAAGTGGACGAGCTAGCGGAGAGGATCCAGGAAGTGATCGAGGAGGAGTtagggagggaggaagtggaAAAGATggcacaggaagaggaagttcaACCAGAGAGATCACACGTAGAGATGGAGTTGGCGGAGACGCTGGAGGTAGGTGAGGTTGACGAATTGGAAGATGAAATAAAACGGGTGTTTTTCGGGGAGAGGGAGGTTGAGGAGAGGTTTAAATCTGGGTCGTTAGACGACGACGTTCACGTCGTGGTGAGCCAGAGGAAGGTTAGGAAGACGGTCACTGTCGTCCAGGAAAGTTGGCAAGAACAAGCAGAGACAGAGTCAGCGTCGGTATCAGTGGAGCAGGAGACGCAAGGATTGAAAATTGAAAGAGACATCAGAACAACATCTGTGTTTGAGGAAAAGGGGTTCAAAGTACTTCTTCAGGAAGACGGGTTCAATATACCCCTTCAGGAAGAGGGGTTCAATAGACACCTTGAGGAAGAGGGGTTCAATAGACACCTTGAGGAAGAGGGGTTCAATAGACACCTTGAGGAAGAGGGGTTCAATATCCCCCCCCAGGAAGAGGGGTTCAATATACCCCTTAAGGAAGAGGGGTTCAATAGACACCTTGAGGAAGAGGGGTTCAATAGACACCTTGAGGAAGAGGGGTTCAATATACCCCCACAGGAAGAGGGGGTCAATATAACCCCACAGGAGGAGGGGTTCAATAGACACCTTGAGGAAGAGGGGTTCAATATACCCCTTAAGGAAGAGGGGTTCAATAGACACCTTGAGGAAGAGGGGTTCAATATGCCCCCCCAAGAAGAGGGGTTCAATATACCCCCACAGAAAGAGGGGTTCAATATCCCCCCCCAGGAATCACAGGTGGAGGATAATGATGTCTGGTTCCGGCTGTTTGACCGCTTACCTTACAAGGCTGTTtccaaaccacaag CAGCCTCTACAGTACCAGCAGAAGAATACTTTACCTCCAAGAGTATAACAACAAAGGTTTTGGAGATGAAAACCAGAGGACCACAGGTCCTGGTTGATGAGTTGAGCCCTGCAGGACCACAGGTCCTGGTTGATGAGTTGAGCCCTGCAGGAACACAGGTCCTGGTTGATGAGTTGAGCCCTGCAGGAACACAGGTCCTGGTTGATGAGATGAGCACCAGAGCACCACAGGTCCTGGTTGATGAGATGAGCACCAGAGGAGCAGAGGTCTCTGGGGGCTGGGAGGATGTTTGGTTTATCTTGCTGGACGTCATTCCCAGAGGAACCCCGTTTGTCCCACCAG GAGTTGTGTCTCATCTCGGGAATGTGTTTGCATTAGTGACCTCTGTGGCCAGCAACCAGGAGCCGGCAAAACAGAGTTATTCCTCAGAGATGATTAAAAGCCCAGCAGTTGAGGACGAGAGGGAGGTGATGGTAGTGGAGGAACGTCTTGCACCGGAAGAGACGAGGGGCTCACCCGTTATACTAGAGGTTCTGGAGAGGGTTGCAGACGACTGGTTTGTGCTGTTCCAGGTCACCCCAAGAAAAACGACCTATGTGTCACCAG TAGCTACCGCTGTGGAGAGCGACCAGAAGGCTGTGGAACTGAGTTATCCAACAGAGACTGCAGGTCCAACCGTTGAGGACCAAAGGCAGGTGGTGGTAAATGAGACCATTCTCCAACAGCAGGAGACGGCAGGCTCACAAACCATCCCAGCGCCACTGTCTGTGGCGGAGAGGGTTGAGGATGACTGGTTTGTGCTGTTCAACCGTGTCCCAAGAAAAACCACCTACGTAACCCCAG GAGTTGTGTCTCATCTCGGGAATGTGTTTGCATTAGTGACCTCTGTGGCCAGCGACCAGGAGCCGGCAAAACAGAGTTATTCCTCAGAGATGATTCAAAGCCCAGCAGTTGAGGACGAGAGGGAGGTGATGGTAGAGGAGGAACGTCTTGCACCGGAAGAGACGAGGGGCTCACCCGATATACTAGAGGTTCTGGAGAGGGTTGCAGACGACTGGTTTGTGCTGTTCCAGGTCACCCCAAGAAAAACGACCTATGTGTCACCAG CTGATGAAGTGAGTGTACGTGAGATTCCAACAACGACAGCCATGACACTGATTGAGAAGACAACAACtgatgagagggaggagataacTGGAGCCATTGTGCAAAAAATAGAGATGGAAAACATGTTCAAGTATGGAACTGAAACACAGCCAgccctgctccttaaagacggAGAAGATGACTGGTTTGTCTTACTGGATGTTGGCTCTAGAGCGCCATCTGCTGTGCCACCAG GATCTCCCGTGTTTCTCCCAGTGGCCCTGAAGGACCTATCTAGAAGAGTCACTACTGTGGCTGCAGTGGAAACCATTGAGTCTGTGGACCGAGTCCGTTGGACTTCTTCACCTGTGGTCACAGTtgaagaagtcctccagaaaCAGGAGGAGAGGCCTCCCAGACAGTCCATTCCAGAGCAGGCAGTCCCAACGAGGGAGCCAGACGATTGGTTTGTGCTGTTGGATGTTGTTCCCAGAGAGGTGACCTATATAGCTCCAG CAGCGCCCAGTACCCTTTACCCAGAGGTCTCTGTAACTCTCCAAATCGTCACAGAAAAAGCTGAGCTTACGCCCCAGCTGGAAGACATTCCCAGGAAGAGGGGTACCCAGCTGGAAGACATTCCCAGGAAGTGGGGTACCCAGCTGGAAGACATTCTCCAGCTGTCGGCTCAGCCTCCACCTGAGAGAGACGACAGCTGGTTTGTGTTGTTCGACGCTGTCCTCATCCAACCAG TGACAAGTCCTCTGGTGTCTAGCCAGAGCTCTGGGGTAGAGGGTAggaccactgggacgtggcagaAGGTGATAATTGTGGAGGAGAGAAGGCGAGAGGAGACAAGTCTGTCTGATGTCCAAGTGACACGCTACCCctcagagaggaagggaggagatgagTGGTTCAGCCTATTCGATGCTTCCCGAG TTTCCCCGGTAACAAGAGTGGCCGAAGTTCAGGGGCCCATGGCAGGGACAGCTCTGAGGGGCCCTAGTCAGGAGGAGAGGGCCGTAGTGATGGAGAAGAAGACcgtagtgatggaggagagggtggtggtgatggaggagagacgtCCCCAGGAGCCCACTGTGTCAGAGAGCGAGTATGGAGTTGTCTGGCATATGCTGTTCCAAAGGGTTGGGGAAGCAAGTAGAAAGATGCCGACAG TGGAGCGTGTCAGGGTGTCCCCCAAGGAGAGAGCCTCTGAAGGGGTTCCTGCGGTAGAGCAGATTCCCTCCAGAGGTTCTGCAGTGAGGCAGATATGGCAGCAGGAAGCTGTTCCTCAGCCGGGGAATGAGGTAGAAGACGATTGGTTCGTTCTTCTGGACGTGGCGCCTAGGAAACCAG TGGCCACGGCCCCGCAAGTCCGGTTCTATCCAGACGTACGGCCTGCTACCAAGgcaacgctgggaccggccgtCCCAGCACTCCGACCTCTGACACCGGCGGTCACAGCGCTCCGACCTCTGGCACCGGCAGTCCCAGCGGTCCGACCTCTGACACCGGCGGTCCCAGCGCTCCGACCTCGCTTCTCGATCCTGGCGGAGAGGCTCCCAGCAGCGCAGCTCAGAGAGGCTGTGGACGATTGGTTTGTTCTGCTGGACGCTGTCCGCACAGAGTCAG tgGCGGCGGTGGGCTCCCACCGGGGGGTGCGTCCCGTCAGCGCCCCGGTCTTCTCCCAGGCCGCCCTGGCGGAGGCGGGGCTGCCGCTGTTCCCCCTGGACCtgccccagacctccaccccgcTGCGGAGCGCCCGCCAGGAGGAGCGCCGGCTGGAGGTCACCATGGAGGCGGCGGAGCCCGCCAAGGGCGAGGCCGGCGCCGAGGACAAG TCTGAGGAGGCCACCTCGGAGCCGGTGCGACTGCGCAAG AGAAGAGCTAAGAGAATTGAGGGAGACTCGATTTATATCAGACATAGCCTCTTAATGTTGGAG gagctggagaagccCCAGGAGGAGCTCCTCCGTCACCACGCCAGTGTCAGTGAGCTGAAGAGGAACTTCATGCAGGCGGTGCCCGACTCGCGGCCCAGCGAGTGGGACAAGCGCCTCTCCACACACTCCCCCTTCCGCACCGCGGGGGCCAACGGGGGCCCCGGCACCGACGGG